A stretch of Mycobacteriales bacterium DNA encodes these proteins:
- a CDS encoding error-prone DNA polymerase translates to MGWNNPPIPWAELERTLSGRRPGGTHPGDGGDSPAWSRRREDYVAPPATPAPVPDEDRVPFAELHCHSNFSFLDGASHPEELAEEAARLGLDAIALTDHDGMYGVVRFAEAARVHGVKTVYGAELSLRLTEPQGGHADPEGDHLLVLARDAEGYGRLCHQISAAQLGGGTKGRPIYDADELAGAHDDHWLVLTGCRKGAVPAALAAGGPAGTDAADRALDELVGRFGRANVAVELWHHGNPLDDARNDALAELAGRRGLVTVATGNTHYASPRRRRLATALAAVRARRSLDEMDGWLPAAGTAHLRSGAEMAARFARFPGAVQRAAELGVACSFDLKLVAPQLPDWDTPDGHDEMSWLRELTLARAVRRYGSPDAERVPGAYKQLRYELDMIARLDFPGYFLIVSEIVDFCAESGILCQGRGSAANSAVCYALGITAVDPVAYGLLFERFLAPDRDGPPDIDLDIESGRREEVIQHVYERYGRDRAAQVANVITYRPRMAVRDMARALGYAPGQQDAWSKQIEHWGPLTDTVDHDIPGEVVELATELMHFPRHLGIHSGGMVICDRPVAEVCPVEWASFTDRSVLQWDKDDCAVAGLVKFDLLGLGMLAVLHTTMDLIRQHHGRTIELAMLPVDDEGVYDMLCEADSIGVFQVESRAQMATLPRLRPREFYDLVVEVALIRPGPIQGGSVHPYIRRRQGLEPVTYTHPLLEPALQRTLGVPLFQEQLMQMAMDAAGCTPAFADLLRRAMGSKRSHEKMAELREGLYAGMATNGIVGEAADEIYEKLAAFANFGFAESHSISFAYLVYASAFFKRYYPAAFCAALLDAQPMGFYSPQTLVADARRHGVVVRGPDLNASAAGPALEREDPDGPAPVASVAADWSDLVAATGFAVRIGLASIRAIGSEVAERIAAGRPYRDMADLVRRTELTSTQLEALATAGAFGCFGLSRRQALWSAGVVAQDRPDRLAGLTVGVDAPPLPLPNDVETAMADVWATGVSPDSYPTQFVRDQLAAAGVLTAKGLSTVDDGSRVLVGGVVTHRQRPATASGITFLNLEDETGLVNVICSKAVWARHRRVARESAALVIRGMLERVDGVTNVVAERIDKLELSVKSTSRDFR, encoded by the coding sequence ATGGGCTGGAACAACCCACCGATCCCATGGGCCGAGCTGGAGCGCACGCTGTCCGGTCGCCGCCCGGGCGGAACGCACCCCGGCGACGGCGGGGACAGCCCGGCCTGGTCCCGTCGCCGCGAAGACTACGTCGCCCCGCCGGCCACCCCGGCGCCGGTCCCGGACGAGGACCGGGTGCCGTTCGCCGAGCTGCACTGCCACTCCAACTTCAGCTTCCTCGACGGCGCCAGCCACCCGGAGGAGCTGGCCGAGGAGGCCGCCCGCCTCGGCCTGGACGCGATCGCCCTCACCGACCACGACGGGATGTACGGGGTGGTCCGGTTCGCCGAGGCCGCCCGCGTCCACGGGGTGAAGACCGTCTACGGCGCCGAGTTGTCCCTCCGGCTGACCGAGCCGCAGGGTGGCCACGCCGACCCGGAGGGCGACCACCTGCTCGTGCTGGCCCGCGACGCCGAGGGCTACGGCCGGCTCTGCCACCAGATCAGCGCGGCCCAGCTCGGCGGCGGCACCAAGGGCCGCCCGATCTACGACGCGGACGAGCTGGCCGGCGCGCACGACGACCACTGGCTGGTCCTCACCGGCTGCCGCAAGGGCGCCGTCCCGGCGGCGCTGGCGGCCGGCGGCCCGGCCGGGACGGACGCGGCCGACCGCGCGCTGGACGAGCTGGTCGGCCGGTTCGGCCGGGCCAACGTCGCGGTCGAGCTCTGGCACCACGGCAACCCGCTCGACGACGCCCGCAACGACGCGCTGGCCGAGCTGGCCGGCCGCCGCGGGCTGGTCACCGTGGCCACCGGCAACACGCACTACGCCTCCCCCCGGCGGCGGAGGCTGGCGACCGCGCTGGCCGCGGTCCGGGCCCGGCGCAGCCTGGACGAGATGGACGGCTGGCTGCCCGCCGCCGGCACCGCGCACCTGCGCTCCGGGGCGGAGATGGCGGCCCGGTTCGCCCGCTTCCCCGGCGCCGTGCAGCGGGCCGCCGAGCTCGGCGTGGCCTGCTCGTTCGACCTGAAGCTGGTGGCGCCGCAGCTGCCGGACTGGGACACCCCCGACGGGCACGACGAGATGAGCTGGCTGCGCGAGCTGACCCTGGCCCGCGCCGTCCGGCGGTACGGCTCACCCGACGCGGAGCGGGTGCCCGGGGCGTACAAGCAGCTGAGGTACGAGCTGGACATGATCGCGCGGCTCGACTTCCCGGGTTACTTCCTCATCGTCAGCGAGATCGTCGACTTCTGCGCGGAGAGCGGGATCCTCTGCCAGGGCCGCGGGTCGGCCGCCAACTCCGCGGTCTGCTACGCGCTCGGCATCACCGCCGTCGACCCGGTGGCGTACGGGCTGCTGTTCGAGCGGTTCCTCGCCCCGGACCGGGACGGCCCGCCGGACATCGACCTGGACATCGAGTCCGGCCGCCGCGAGGAGGTCATCCAGCACGTCTACGAGCGGTACGGGCGGGATCGCGCGGCCCAGGTCGCCAACGTGATCACGTACCGGCCGCGGATGGCCGTACGGGACATGGCCCGCGCCCTCGGTTACGCGCCGGGCCAGCAGGACGCCTGGTCCAAGCAGATCGAGCACTGGGGGCCGCTCACCGACACCGTCGACCACGACATCCCCGGGGAGGTCGTGGAGCTGGCCACCGAGCTGATGCACTTCCCGCGGCACCTCGGCATCCACTCCGGCGGCATGGTCATCTGCGACCGGCCGGTGGCCGAGGTCTGCCCGGTGGAGTGGGCCTCGTTCACCGACCGCTCGGTGCTGCAGTGGGACAAGGACGACTGCGCGGTCGCCGGGCTGGTGAAGTTCGACCTGCTCGGGCTGGGCATGCTGGCCGTGCTGCACACCACGATGGACCTGATCCGCCAGCACCACGGCCGGACCATCGAGCTGGCCATGCTCCCCGTCGACGACGAGGGCGTGTACGACATGCTCTGCGAGGCCGACTCGATCGGCGTCTTCCAGGTCGAGAGCCGGGCCCAGATGGCGACCCTGCCCCGGCTGCGACCGCGGGAGTTCTACGATCTCGTGGTCGAGGTGGCGCTGATCCGGCCCGGGCCGATCCAGGGCGGCTCGGTACACCCGTACATCCGTCGCCGCCAGGGCCTGGAGCCGGTGACGTACACGCACCCGCTGCTCGAGCCGGCCCTGCAGCGCACGCTGGGCGTGCCGCTGTTCCAGGAGCAGCTCATGCAGATGGCGATGGACGCGGCCGGCTGCACGCCCGCGTTCGCCGACCTGCTGCGCCGCGCGATGGGCTCCAAGCGGTCGCACGAGAAGATGGCCGAGCTGCGGGAGGGTCTCTACGCGGGCATGGCCACCAACGGGATCGTCGGCGAGGCGGCCGACGAGATCTACGAGAAGCTCGCCGCGTTCGCCAACTTCGGCTTCGCCGAGAGCCACTCGATCAGCTTCGCCTACCTGGTGTACGCGTCGGCGTTCTTCAAGCGCTACTACCCGGCGGCGTTCTGCGCGGCCCTGCTGGACGCGCAGCCGATGGGGTTCTACTCGCCGCAGACGCTGGTGGCCGACGCCCGCCGGCACGGCGTGGTCGTCCGCGGGCCGGACCTCAACGCCTCCGCCGCCGGACCGGCGCTGGAGCGGGAGGACCCGGACGGGCCGGCGCCGGTCGCCTCGGTCGCGGCCGACTGGAGCGACCTGGTGGCCGCGACCGGGTTCGCCGTCCGGATCGGGCTGGCCTCGATCCGGGCGATCGGGTCGGAGGTGGCGGAGCGGATCGCGGCCGGCCGGCCGTACCGGGACATGGCCGACCTGGTCCGCCGGACCGAGCTGACCTCGACGCAGCTGGAGGCGCTGGCGACCGCGGGGGCGTTCGGCTGCTTCGGGCTCAGCCGCCGGCAGGCGCTGTGGTCGGCCGGGGTGGTCGCGCAGGACCGGCCGGATCGGCTGGCCGGGCTCACCGTCGGCGTCGACGCTCCCCCGCTGCCGCTGCCCAACGACGTGGAGACGGCGATGGCGGACGTCTGGGCCACCGGGGTGTCCCCGGACAGCTACCCGACCCAGTTCGTCCGCGACCAGCTGGCCGCGGCCGGCGTGCTCACCGCGAAAGGTCTGTCCACAGTGGACGACGGGTCGCGGGTGCTGGTGGGCGGGGTGGTGACCCATCGGCAGCGGCCGGCGACGGCGAGCGGGATCACCTTCCTCAACCTCGAGGACGAGACGGGACTGGTGAACGTGATCTGTTCCAAGGCGGTGTGGGCCCGGCACCGGCGGGTGGCGCGGGAGTCCGCGGCGCTGGTGATCCGGGGCATGCTCGAGCGCGTCGACGGCGTCACCAACGTGGTCGCCGAGCGCATCGACAAGCTCGAGCTCTCGGTGAAGTCGACCTCCCGGGACTTCCGATGA
- a CDS encoding MarR family transcriptional regulator, with protein MTDFVPARAVGTELRTLFEQMDSDVGTALSELGLTGYRGRFSPYVRVLAEGPASVRQLAAATGVTHSAASQSVAAMVRTGWAAQRVGADARERIVALTDRARQALPAIRAEWEVTAAALAGLDAELPYPLSTFVTDLRAALERRPFRDRMAAAARDPGASADVAAHREVLGADVAAHREVLAADVAAHREVLGGA; from the coding sequence GTGACTGATTTCGTGCCCGCCCGCGCGGTCGGGACCGAGCTGCGCACGCTGTTCGAGCAGATGGACTCGGATGTGGGCACGGCGCTGTCCGAGCTCGGCCTGACCGGCTACCGCGGCCGCTTCTCCCCGTACGTCCGCGTCCTCGCGGAGGGACCGGCCAGCGTCCGGCAGCTGGCCGCGGCGACCGGGGTGACGCACTCGGCCGCCAGTCAGAGCGTGGCCGCGATGGTGCGTACGGGCTGGGCCGCACAGCGGGTCGGCGCCGACGCGCGGGAGCGGATCGTCGCGCTCACCGACCGGGCCCGGCAGGCGCTGCCGGCGATCCGGGCCGAGTGGGAGGTCACCGCGGCCGCGCTGGCCGGCCTCGACGCCGAGCTGCCGTACCCGCTCTCGACGTTCGTGACCGACCTGCGGGCCGCGCTGGAGCGGCGGCCGTTCCGGGACCGGATGGCCGCCGCGGCCCGGGATCCCGGCGCCTCGGCCGACGTCGCCGCCCACCGGGAGGTGCTGGGCGCCGACGTCGCCGCCCACCGGGAGGTGCTGGCCGCCGATGTCGCCGCCCATCGCGAGGTGCTGGGCGGTGCCTAG
- a CDS encoding MFS transporter: MPRILLDVRPLRASADFRRLAVSTTISQLGGQMTTFAVALQVYTLTGSSAAVGGVGLAAAIPSISAGLLTGTLADAVDRRKLVLLTSTGLTAVSGLFAVQAFAGQRSVWLLYGLVALQYLLSAINSPARRTFTPRLLPRELIPAGAAITMLSMHLSLIAGPPLAGVITAAGGLRFCYLIDAVSFTAALYAVFRLPPMPPDGARAAVSLRAVGDGFRFIVRRKVVLGALLSDLSATALGMPIALFPAINADRFGGAPQTLGLLTAGLAAGGILGTALSGPVSHVARPGRAMVFCGVGWGLGLVGFGLAHSLTLTLTFLVLAGVADVLTVVFRSTVLQTATPDHLRGRTSSAEFVTGAAAPQLGNFRAGVLGSVLTPGASAVIGGVSCVAGAALLALTIPALRTYRTGDPELEVVPEPQPEPDQIL, from the coding sequence GTGCCTAGGATCCTGCTCGACGTCCGGCCGCTGCGCGCGTCGGCCGACTTCCGCCGGCTCGCGGTGTCGACGACGATCTCGCAGCTCGGCGGACAGATGACGACGTTCGCGGTCGCGCTGCAGGTGTACACGCTCACCGGGTCCTCCGCCGCGGTCGGCGGGGTCGGCCTGGCCGCGGCGATCCCGTCGATCTCGGCCGGGCTGCTCACCGGCACGCTCGCCGACGCCGTCGACCGCCGGAAGCTCGTGCTGCTGACCAGCACCGGGCTGACCGCGGTGTCGGGGCTGTTCGCGGTCCAGGCGTTCGCCGGCCAGCGCAGCGTCTGGCTGCTCTACGGCCTGGTCGCCCTGCAGTACCTGCTGTCGGCGATCAACAGCCCGGCCCGCCGGACGTTCACGCCCCGGCTGCTGCCGCGCGAGCTGATCCCGGCCGGCGCCGCGATCACCATGCTCTCGATGCACCTGAGCCTCATCGCCGGACCGCCGCTGGCCGGGGTCATCACCGCCGCCGGCGGCCTGCGGTTCTGCTATCTGATCGACGCCGTCAGCTTCACCGCGGCGCTGTACGCGGTGTTCCGCCTCCCGCCGATGCCGCCGGACGGGGCCCGGGCCGCGGTCAGCCTGCGCGCGGTCGGCGACGGGTTCCGGTTCATCGTCCGGCGCAAGGTCGTGCTGGGCGCCTTGCTGTCGGACCTGTCCGCGACCGCGCTGGGGATGCCGATCGCGCTGTTCCCGGCGATCAACGCCGACCGGTTCGGCGGCGCGCCGCAGACGCTCGGCCTGCTCACCGCGGGCCTGGCCGCCGGCGGCATCCTCGGCACGGCCCTGTCGGGACCGGTCTCGCACGTGGCCCGGCCGGGGCGGGCGATGGTCTTCTGCGGTGTCGGCTGGGGTCTCGGGCTGGTCGGATTCGGGTTGGCCCACTCGCTGACGCTCACGCTGACGTTCCTCGTGCTCGCCGGCGTCGCGGACGTGCTCACCGTGGTGTTCCGCTCCACCGTGCTGCAAACGGCGACACCGGATCACCTGCGGGGCCGGACGAGCTCGGCCGAGTTCGTCACCGGCGCGGCCGCGCCGCAGCTCGGCAACTTCCGGGCCGGCGTGCTCGGCTCGGTCCTGACGCCGGGGGCGAGCGCGGTGATCGGCGGGGTCAGCTGCGTGGCCGGGGCGGCGCTGCTCGCGCTGACCATCCCGGCGCTGCGGACGTACCGGACCGGTGACCCCGAGCTCGAGGTGGTGCCGGAGCCGCAGCCCGAGCCGGATCAGATCCTGTAG
- a CDS encoding nuclear transport factor 2 family protein, whose amino-acid sequence MNPAEVVRTLWERIEARDWAGFAALLAADVRLTYPVSAERFQGRDALVAINAEFPEGWSIHILRIVADGDTVVSEVSVPMGADDHRAVTFWTVRDGLVTEAVEYWTVAGGAEPAAWRAPYRI is encoded by the coding sequence ATGAACCCGGCCGAGGTCGTACGAACCCTGTGGGAACGGATCGAGGCCCGGGACTGGGCCGGCTTCGCCGCGCTGCTGGCCGCCGACGTCCGGCTGACGTACCCGGTCAGCGCCGAGCGGTTCCAGGGCCGGGACGCGCTCGTCGCGATCAACGCCGAGTTCCCGGAGGGCTGGTCGATACACATCCTGCGGATCGTCGCCGACGGCGACACCGTGGTGTCGGAGGTGTCGGTCCCGATGGGCGCGGACGACCACCGCGCCGTGACCTTCTGGACCGTACGGGACGGGCTGGTCACCGAGGCCGTCGAGTACTGGACCGTGGCCGGCGGCGCGGAGCCCGCGGCCTGGCGCGCGCCCTACAGGATCTGA
- a CDS encoding SDR family NAD(P)-dependent oxidoreductase, translating into MTTILITGATDGLGRALAGRLAGPGTTLLLHGRDQAKLDAVAGGARTFRADFSALEEVRALAAAVLDSTDRIDVLVNNAGIGSGLPVGRSRAESRDGFELRFAVNYLAPFLLTQSLLPVLRAAAPARIVHVASLGQHPLDFGDLMLERDYSGSRAYRQSKLAQIISGFELASRLPAAEVTVNCVHPGTHMPTKMVLEEHGGSEDALEIGVASILRAIGDPERAGVTGRFYDRQREARADAQAYDPAVRASLWSRSLEITGAPDVAQS; encoded by the coding sequence GTGACGACCATCCTCATCACCGGGGCCACCGACGGGCTCGGCCGCGCGCTCGCCGGGCGGCTCGCCGGACCCGGGACGACGCTGCTGCTGCACGGCCGGGACCAGGCCAAGCTCGATGCCGTCGCCGGCGGGGCCAGGACCTTCCGGGCCGACTTCTCGGCGCTGGAGGAGGTCCGGGCGCTGGCCGCCGCCGTGCTGGACTCGACCGACCGGATCGACGTGCTGGTCAACAACGCCGGGATCGGCTCCGGGCTGCCGGTCGGGCGGAGCCGGGCCGAGAGCCGGGACGGCTTCGAGCTGCGGTTCGCGGTGAACTACCTGGCGCCGTTCCTGCTCACCCAGTCGCTGCTGCCGGTGCTGCGGGCCGCGGCGCCGGCCCGGATCGTGCACGTGGCCTCGCTCGGGCAACACCCGCTGGACTTCGGCGATCTCATGCTGGAACGCGACTACAGCGGGTCCCGGGCGTACCGGCAGAGCAAGCTGGCGCAGATCATCTCCGGGTTCGAGCTCGCGTCCCGGCTGCCGGCCGCCGAGGTCACGGTCAACTGCGTGCACCCGGGTACGCACATGCCGACCAAGATGGTGCTGGAGGAGCACGGCGGCTCGGAGGACGCGCTGGAGATCGGGGTCGCCTCGATCTTGCGGGCGATCGGCGATCCCGAGCGGGCCGGTGTGACCGGGCGCTTCTACGACCGGCAGCGGGAGGCCCGGGCCGACGCCCAGGCGTACGACCCGGCGGTCCGGGCTTCGCTGTGGAGCCGGTCCCTGGAGATCACCGGCGCGCCGGACGTCGCTCAGTCGTAG
- a CDS encoding DNA polymerase Y family protein: protein MTVPVRTVVVRCPDWPVISAMAASGVDAEGARQIPAAVIYANRVVSTTPAARAEGVRRGLRRREAQARCPRLVVLPPDPARDARAFEPVVAAVAELAPGVEVIRPGLCAVAARGPARYFGGDRAVADRLARYLAERTRATALVGVADGRFAAALAAQQGIVVPRGGSRQYLAPYPVEALGVVDLPDVLRRLGLRTLGAFAELPPRDVLARFGPDGARAHRLARGLDDRPLAARPADPELAVQTELDPPVERVDTAAFAAKALAEELHEGLARRGLACTRVAIEAQTEHGEQLTRLWRHEGVLTPAAIADRVRWQLDGWLSGSARARPGAPAPGTPPVPLAVIGAGGSAPAPPGERPTAGIVLLRLVPDEVMPYGGMQLGLWGGMGEADERAGRVLARVQGMLGPDRVLTAVLGGGRDPDDQIRLVPWGDERRPDRPPDEPWPGRLPAPSPATVLPDPIPVEVTDREGAPVGVTDRYVVTAPPARLAIAGRPALEIVSWTGPWPADERWWDPPTATRRARFQLVGTDGTAWLVTRDATTWRLEATYD from the coding sequence GTGACCGTGCCGGTGCGTACGGTCGTGGTCCGGTGTCCGGACTGGCCGGTGATCAGCGCGATGGCCGCGTCGGGCGTGGACGCCGAGGGCGCCCGGCAGATCCCGGCCGCGGTGATCTACGCCAACCGCGTCGTGTCGACCACGCCGGCCGCCCGGGCCGAGGGCGTCCGCCGCGGCCTGCGCCGCCGGGAGGCGCAGGCCCGCTGCCCGCGGCTGGTGGTGCTGCCGCCGGACCCGGCCCGGGATGCGCGGGCGTTCGAGCCGGTGGTCGCCGCGGTCGCCGAGCTGGCGCCGGGGGTGGAGGTGATCCGCCCGGGCCTGTGCGCGGTCGCCGCCCGCGGCCCCGCGCGGTACTTCGGGGGCGACCGGGCGGTGGCCGACCGGCTGGCCCGCTACCTGGCCGAGCGCACCCGGGCGACCGCCCTGGTCGGGGTCGCCGACGGCCGGTTCGCGGCCGCGCTGGCGGCCCAGCAGGGCATCGTGGTGCCGCGCGGCGGGTCCCGCCAGTACCTCGCGCCGTACCCGGTGGAGGCCCTCGGCGTCGTCGACCTGCCCGACGTGCTGCGCCGGCTGGGACTGCGCACGCTCGGCGCGTTCGCGGAACTGCCGCCGCGGGACGTGCTGGCCCGGTTCGGTCCGGACGGCGCCCGCGCGCACCGGCTGGCCCGCGGCCTCGACGACCGCCCGCTCGCGGCCCGGCCGGCCGACCCGGAGCTGGCCGTGCAGACCGAGCTGGACCCGCCGGTGGAGCGGGTCGACACGGCCGCGTTCGCGGCCAAGGCGCTGGCGGAGGAGCTGCACGAGGGGCTGGCCCGCCGCGGTCTGGCCTGCACGCGGGTGGCGATCGAGGCCCAGACCGAGCACGGCGAGCAGCTGACCCGGCTCTGGCGGCACGAGGGCGTCCTGACCCCGGCGGCGATCGCGGACCGGGTGCGCTGGCAGCTGGACGGCTGGCTGTCCGGCTCGGCCCGGGCCCGGCCCGGCGCCCCCGCCCCCGGCACCCCGCCGGTGCCGCTGGCGGTGATCGGCGCCGGCGGCTCCGCCCCGGCCCCGCCCGGCGAGCGGCCGACCGCCGGGATCGTGCTGCTGCGGCTGGTGCCCGACGAGGTGATGCCGTACGGCGGGATGCAGCTCGGTCTCTGGGGCGGCATGGGCGAGGCCGACGAGCGGGCCGGCCGGGTGCTGGCCCGGGTCCAGGGCATGCTCGGCCCGGACCGGGTGCTCACCGCGGTGCTCGGCGGCGGCCGCGACCCGGACGACCAGATCCGGCTGGTCCCGTGGGGCGACGAGCGCCGCCCGGACCGGCCACCGGACGAGCCCTGGCCGGGCCGGCTGCCGGCGCCGTCCCCGGCCACCGTGCTGCCCGACCCGATCCCGGTCGAGGTGACCGACCGGGAAGGTGCGCCCGTCGGGGTGACCGACCGCTACGTGGTGACCGCGCCCCCGGCCCGGCTCGCGATCGCCGGCCGGCCGGCACTGGAGATCGTCTCCTGGACCGGCCCGTGGCCGGCGGACGAGCGCTGGTGGGACCCGCCCACGGCCACCCGCCGGGCCCGCTTCCAGCTCGTCGGCACCGACGGCACGGCCTGGCTCGTCACCCGCGACGCCACCACCTGGCGGCTGGAGGCGACCTACGACTGA
- a CDS encoding PIG-L family deacetylase yields the protein MSAVLAPVRTRSDVLSGRTAVVLHAHPDDEAIFTAVTMRRLADRGARVVLVTATAGELGPVLRPLRKGETLATRRRDELEAAAATLGVARLVLLGHRDSGMAGWDDNAHPDALAAAPVERLATRLAELCHRENAEALVHYDPDGIYGHPDHLAVHRAGAAAARLARITAYEATVAADRPRTRRPHLVDAAAGARIGRDDVSTVVVADPAELRAKRRAMAAHGSQIPAAATRRVGFTAAYGTEWFRRVGDPGLLDGLL from the coding sequence GTGTCCGCCGTTCTGGCTCCTGTCCGTACCCGTTCCGACGTCCTGTCCGGGCGCACGGCCGTCGTCCTGCACGCCCATCCCGACGACGAGGCGATCTTCACCGCCGTGACCATGCGCCGGCTGGCCGACCGGGGTGCCCGCGTCGTGCTGGTCACCGCGACCGCCGGTGAGCTCGGCCCGGTGCTGCGCCCGCTGAGGAAGGGCGAGACGCTGGCCACCCGGCGCCGCGACGAGCTGGAGGCGGCCGCCGCCACCCTCGGCGTGGCCCGGCTGGTCCTGCTCGGCCACCGCGACTCCGGCATGGCCGGCTGGGACGACAACGCCCACCCGGACGCGCTGGCCGCCGCCCCGGTCGAGCGACTGGCGACCCGGCTGGCCGAGCTCTGCCACCGGGAGAACGCCGAGGCGCTGGTCCACTACGACCCGGACGGCATCTACGGCCACCCCGACCACCTCGCCGTGCACCGGGCCGGGGCCGCGGCCGCCCGGCTGGCCCGGATCACCGCGTACGAGGCGACGGTGGCGGCCGACCGGCCGCGGACCCGCCGCCCCCACCTGGTCGACGCGGCCGCGGGGGCCCGGATCGGCCGGGACGACGTGAGCACCGTCGTGGTCGCCGACCCGGCCGAGCTGCGGGCCAAGCGCCGGGCGATGGCCGCGCACGGTTCCCAGATCCCGGCCGCGGCGACCCGCCGGGTCGGGTTCACCGCCGCGTACGGCACGGAGTGGTTCCGGCGGGTCGGTGATCCTGGGTTGCTGGACGGGCTGCTCTAA
- a CDS encoding anti-sigma factor RsbA family regulatory protein, protein MTSIRQHSSYRHEAFFYGGEDDFLAGLVPFVRDGLAADQPVMVAVRGDKLPPLRDALGSDGASVIFVDMVELGHNPARIIPGWRKFLDDFCRDSRPVRGIGEPIWSGRRPTEIVEAQLHEALLNVAVDPDTPMWLRCPYDVCALTDDELAEAARSHPILVDSDSLKGSRTYGGMQHVEDLFAAGLLEPEPGTDGIALPAGPTEIAALIGKHAGAAGLNAERTWALSLAVRETTAAAVPGCTLRVWAEPSALICEIRDPDPVDDPMAGRVRPRGAEPDARGLWLANQICDLVQVRSTPEGSTVRIVSWR, encoded by the coding sequence ATGACCAGCATCAGGCAGCACAGCTCGTACCGGCATGAGGCCTTCTTCTACGGAGGCGAGGACGACTTCCTCGCGGGCCTCGTGCCCTTCGTGCGCGACGGTCTCGCCGCGGACCAGCCCGTCATGGTTGCCGTCCGCGGGGACAAGCTGCCGCCGCTGCGGGACGCGCTCGGCTCCGACGGCGCGAGCGTGATCTTCGTGGACATGGTCGAGCTCGGGCACAACCCGGCCCGGATCATCCCGGGCTGGCGCAAGTTCCTGGACGACTTCTGCCGGGACAGCCGGCCGGTGCGCGGCATCGGCGAGCCGATCTGGAGTGGCCGCCGGCCGACCGAGATCGTCGAGGCCCAGCTGCACGAGGCGCTGCTCAACGTGGCCGTCGACCCGGACACCCCGATGTGGCTGCGCTGTCCGTACGACGTCTGCGCGCTGACCGACGACGAGCTGGCCGAGGCCGCCCGCAGCCATCCGATCCTGGTCGACTCGGACTCGCTCAAGGGCTCCCGGACGTACGGCGGGATGCAGCACGTCGAGGACCTGTTCGCGGCCGGCCTGCTCGAGCCCGAGCCGGGCACCGACGGGATCGCGCTGCCGGCCGGCCCGACCGAGATCGCCGCGCTGATCGGCAAGCACGCCGGCGCGGCCGGGCTCAACGCCGAGCGGACCTGGGCCTTGTCGCTGGCCGTGCGGGAGACCACGGCGGCCGCGGTCCCGGGCTGCACGCTGCGGGTCTGGGCCGAGCCGAGCGCGTTGATCTGCGAGATCCGCGACCCGGACCCGGTCGACGACCCGATGGCCGGGCGGGTCCGCCCGCGCGGGGCCGAGCCCGACGCGCGCGGCCTCTGGCTGGCCAACCAGATCTGCGACCTGGTCCAGGTCCGCTCCACCCCGGAGGGCTCGACCGTCCGGATCGTCAGCTGGCGCTAG